A stretch of Paucidesulfovibrio gracilis DSM 16080 DNA encodes these proteins:
- a CDS encoding response regulator translates to MEKRILVIDDEQPTLRIFRMLLAVYGYEVHTAENGREGLAVFEAQRPDIVLTDIKMPIMDGIEVLKSIKETNPYAEVVVITGHGDIDLALQALQFDATDFINKPVRREVLEKALKRAEERLAISRRQEEQIALERGTEQETVVRVRGNVSALTVPRLRKVFAEACDLGAGRLRVCFDDNVSINGAGISALHECLRSCEEHGFRPVLEGLAPNFRTVFEMVGITRLADMSS, encoded by the coding sequence GTGGAAAAACGCATTTTGGTCATAGACGACGAGCAACCCACTCTGCGTATTTTTCGTATGCTGCTTGCCGTGTACGGCTATGAGGTCCATACCGCGGAAAACGGACGCGAGGGACTGGCCGTGTTTGAGGCGCAACGGCCGGATATTGTGCTCACGGACATCAAAATGCCCATCATGGACGGCATTGAGGTGCTCAAAAGTATCAAGGAAACCAACCCCTATGCTGAGGTGGTGGTCATCACCGGTCATGGGGACATTGATTTGGCATTGCAGGCGTTGCAATTCGATGCCACGGACTTCATCAACAAGCCCGTGCGTCGGGAGGTGCTGGAAAAAGCGTTAAAGCGCGCTGAGGAGCGGCTTGCCATTTCCCGCCGTCAGGAGGAGCAGATCGCCCTGGAACGCGGCACGGAGCAGGAGACCGTGGTCCGGGTGCGGGGTAATGTCTCGGCGCTTACGGTGCCGCGCTTGCGCAAGGTGTTTGCCGAGGCGTGCGACCTGGGTGCGGGGCGGCTTCGCGTCTGCTTCGATGACAACGTCTCCATCAATGGGGCGGGAATATCCGCTCTGCACGAATGTCTGCGTTCCTGCGAGGAGCATGGTTTCCGGCCGGTGCTGGAAGGGTTGGCACCCAACTTCCGCACTGTGTTCGAGATGGTGGGCATTACCCGTCTGGCGGATATGTCGTCCTGA
- a CDS encoding peroxiredoxin, whose amino-acid sequence MSRKPYTNLLLLLLFTLLASMPMANSARADHATKPGHYDLGKLAPQDSELKVHPGDMAPDFALPSLHHGMVRLSDYRGKQNVLLSFVPAAWTPVCSGQWPGYNLALPLFRKHGTEVIGISVDNLPSLSAWTNAMHGLEFPVLSDFHPHGGVANRYGILRSDGMSERALFLIDKQGVVRFVDVHDINKRPELGKIMQEVEKLSPADKK is encoded by the coding sequence ATGAGTCGAAAACCGTATACGAACCTGTTGCTGCTTTTGCTCTTCACACTCCTGGCCAGCATGCCCATGGCAAACAGCGCCCGGGCCGACCATGCAACCAAGCCGGGGCATTACGACCTTGGCAAGCTGGCACCGCAGGACAGCGAACTCAAGGTCCATCCCGGGGACATGGCCCCGGACTTCGCCCTGCCCTCCCTGCATCACGGCATGGTGCGGCTTTCGGACTACCGGGGAAAGCAAAACGTGCTGCTCAGTTTCGTTCCCGCGGCCTGGACCCCGGTCTGCTCCGGGCAATGGCCCGGCTACAATCTGGCGCTACCGCTGTTTCGCAAACACGGCACCGAGGTAATCGGCATTTCCGTCGACAACCTGCCCAGCCTCTCGGCCTGGACAAATGCCATGCACGGCCTGGAATTTCCCGTTCTGTCGGATTTCCATCCTCACGGGGGCGTGGCCAACCGCTACGGCATCCTGCGCTCGGACGGCATGAGCGAGCGCGCCCTGTTTCTCATCGACAAACAAGGCGTGGTTCGCTTTGTGGACGTCCACGACATCAACAAACGGCCGGAACTGGGGAAAATCATGCAGGAGGTGGAAAAGCTCTCTCCAGCAGACAAGAAATAA
- a CDS encoding ABC transporter substrate-binding protein, whose translation MMLIVLGIVGCRGQGESQGNVSIPPGVTDKEIVLGSSLALTGHAGYLGTQTLRGAEAYLRQVNEEGGVHGRRIRILARDDAYDPPRCLANTQQFIINREVFGLFCYVGTPTTLKALPMVDEARIPLLGVFTGANALREPFNRYVINIRASYYEETLAAVHHLVEDLGFTRIAVFYQYDAYGFDGLVGAELALQDFGLEPVARGSYIRGTQNVEEGLARIRDSEAEAVVMVGTYGACARFIRRAGELGFDPVFYNVSFVGAEALARRLGTNHAQKVIMSQVVPPVPRGRQPLQSSGVDVEYVRALQRFFPGEPASFAGLEGYLNARILVEGLRRAGPHLTREGFLDAIESIRGMRLSPDLVFTFGPRDHQGMDQVYFTRLVEGRFELFEDWEVLHP comes from the coding sequence ATGATGCTGATCGTGCTGGGCATAGTGGGATGCCGAGGCCAGGGGGAATCCCAGGGCAATGTATCCATCCCGCCCGGAGTCACGGACAAGGAAATTGTGCTTGGGTCGTCCCTGGCCCTGACCGGTCATGCCGGGTATCTTGGTACCCAGACACTGCGCGGGGCCGAGGCATACCTGCGACAGGTCAACGAAGAAGGCGGCGTCCACGGACGACGCATCCGCATTCTGGCCCGGGACGACGCCTATGATCCGCCCCGTTGTCTGGCCAACACCCAGCAATTCATCATCAACCGTGAGGTGTTCGGGCTGTTTTGCTACGTTGGCACGCCCACCACGCTGAAAGCCCTGCCCATGGTGGATGAGGCACGTATTCCCTTGTTGGGAGTGTTCACCGGTGCCAATGCCCTGCGAGAGCCGTTCAACCGGTACGTGATCAATATCCGTGCTTCCTATTATGAAGAAACCCTGGCCGCGGTCCATCATCTGGTGGAAGATTTGGGATTTACGCGAATTGCCGTGTTTTACCAGTATGATGCTTATGGATTTGACGGGCTGGTGGGAGCCGAGCTGGCGCTTCAGGATTTCGGTCTGGAACCGGTGGCGCGCGGATCCTACATCCGCGGCACCCAGAATGTGGAAGAAGGTCTGGCCCGCATTCGTGATTCCGAGGCCGAAGCTGTGGTCATGGTGGGAACGTACGGCGCCTGTGCCCGATTCATTCGCAGGGCCGGGGAACTGGGCTTTGATCCGGTGTTTTATAATGTGTCCTTTGTTGGAGCCGAGGCCTTGGCGCGTCGGCTGGGAACCAATCATGCCCAGAAGGTGATCATGTCCCAGGTGGTGCCGCCGGTTCCCCGTGGGCGCCAACCGTTGCAGAGCAGCGGTGTGGATGTGGAGTATGTGCGGGCGCTGCAACGGTTTTTCCCAGGGGAACCTGCCAGCTTTGCCGGGCTGGAAGGGTATCTCAATGCCCGTATTCTGGTGGAGGGGTTGCGCCGGGCCGGACCGCATCTGACCCGGGAGGGGTTTTTGGACGCCATCGAATCCATCCGGGGGATGCGGCTTTCCCCGGACTTGGTCTTTACTTTCGGTCCCCGCGATCACCAGGGCATGGATCAGGTTTACTTCACCCGACTGGTGGAGGGGCGGTTTGAGCTTTTCGAAGACTGGGAAGTGTTGCACCCATGA
- a CDS encoding ATP-binding protein, with the protein MKSKKRFIERVHALFSRLSLRNKLLGSMLVAVLFISIGIAFVARWILVSSLTNELEMRGSAIAHSVAERGASYLLDNDVPPLLSLIFDEVRLHERRDLISYIFIENQDGMVLAHTLTRRLPDSLRRNRLPADASESIRLLRDDDRWIYDIAVPINEGLYRIGAVHVGLSKDHIDNLVGKLRLTFFGFISGVILVALGISSGMTRHIARPLTRLTGLADEISRGNFDVPLAVNGESDWDTSACPAYTNTDLPCWHLDQSTFSGEVRRCAHCAFYHEVKGDELVQLGNSFRNMVWSIRLYRQRLRESEEKYRSLFDSGPEPVLVVDLGSGNIKDANPRAEELYGYAPGEMLGRPFVSLGPQVNAECLQRFQEETVSGCLYYPKLVHYRRDGEPFFVNMHACPIAYRGRAAIIVAAVDITEMMEKDAQLIQASKMKTLGEMSAGMAHELNQPLNAIRMGSEFLSMAEEGVEVAPEQRREVLREIGVQVDRAAEIINTLRAFGRKADLVRERLDLNKPVLAVLSMLRRQFELENVRFDLDLAEGLPPVYAHNNRLQQVFFNLLTNARDALDAMRSEAAKRGVTISPCIRIRTGVSGRQVYAEVEDNGPGIPEMVRAKIFEPFFTTKETGQGMGLGLAITYGIVKDYGGDIHIEGEEGSGTVFRVMFPCAPGEDQE; encoded by the coding sequence ATGAAATCGAAGAAGCGGTTCATCGAGCGGGTCCACGCCCTGTTTTCCCGTCTGAGTCTGCGGAACAAGCTGCTCGGCTCCATGCTGGTGGCCGTCTTGTTTATCAGTATCGGAATCGCGTTCGTGGCTCGCTGGATTCTGGTTTCCTCCCTGACCAATGAGCTGGAGATGCGCGGCAGCGCCATTGCCCATTCCGTGGCCGAGCGGGGGGCCAGTTATCTTTTGGACAATGACGTGCCGCCGTTGTTGAGCCTGATTTTCGATGAAGTGCGCCTGCATGAGCGGCGCGATCTGATTTCCTACATTTTTATTGAGAACCAGGACGGCATGGTCCTGGCGCACACCTTGACCCGGCGCCTGCCTGACTCGTTGCGCCGCAATCGTCTTCCAGCGGACGCTTCCGAGAGTATTCGTCTTTTACGCGATGACGACCGCTGGATCTACGACATAGCGGTTCCCATCAATGAAGGGTTGTACCGCATCGGCGCGGTTCATGTGGGCCTGAGCAAGGACCACATCGACAACCTGGTGGGCAAGCTGCGCTTGACGTTTTTCGGGTTCATCTCTGGCGTGATCCTCGTTGCCCTGGGCATCAGCAGCGGCATGACCCGGCATATCGCCAGGCCGTTGACCCGGCTAACCGGGTTGGCCGACGAAATCAGCCGGGGCAATTTCGATGTTCCGCTGGCCGTAAACGGGGAATCGGATTGGGATACCAGCGCTTGCCCCGCGTATACCAATACCGACCTTCCCTGCTGGCATCTGGACCAGTCCACGTTTTCCGGGGAAGTGCGGCGGTGCGCGCATTGCGCTTTCTATCACGAAGTCAAAGGCGATGAATTGGTCCAGCTGGGCAATTCGTTTCGCAACATGGTTTGGAGCATCCGGCTCTACCGGCAACGGCTGCGCGAGTCCGAGGAGAAATATCGTTCCTTGTTTGATAGTGGGCCGGAACCGGTGCTTGTGGTGGATTTGGGGTCGGGCAACATCAAGGACGCCAATCCCCGGGCCGAGGAGTTGTACGGTTATGCTCCGGGCGAGATGCTCGGGCGGCCGTTCGTTTCCCTGGGACCGCAGGTCAATGCCGAATGTCTGCAACGCTTCCAGGAGGAGACCGTCTCCGGGTGTCTCTACTATCCCAAACTGGTGCATTATCGCCGTGACGGGGAACCGTTTTTCGTGAACATGCATGCCTGCCCCATTGCGTATCGCGGGCGGGCGGCCATCATTGTGGCGGCCGTGGATATTACGGAAATGATGGAAAAGGATGCCCAGCTCATTCAGGCATCCAAGATGAAGACCCTGGGTGAGATGAGCGCGGGCATGGCGCATGAGCTGAATCAGCCCCTGAACGCCATCCGCATGGGCAGCGAGTTTTTGTCCATGGCCGAGGAAGGGGTGGAGGTCGCCCCGGAGCAGCGGCGCGAGGTCTTGCGTGAAATCGGCGTGCAGGTGGATCGTGCCGCGGAAATCATCAATACGTTGCGGGCCTTCGGACGTAAGGCCGACCTTGTGCGGGAGCGTCTGGACTTGAACAAGCCGGTGCTGGCCGTGCTTTCTATGTTGCGTCGGCAGTTTGAGCTGGAAAACGTCCGGTTTGACCTGGATCTGGCCGAGGGCTTGCCGCCCGTGTATGCTCATAACAACCGGTTGCAACAGGTTTTTTTCAATTTGCTCACCAATGCCCGTGACGCCTTGGACGCCATGCGGAGTGAAGCGGCAAAGCGCGGTGTGACCATTTCGCCGTGCATCCGCATCCGCACGGGAGTTTCCGGGCGGCAGGTCTATGCCGAGGTGGAGGACAACGGTCCCGGCATTCCGGAAATGGTCCGCGCCAAGATATTCGAACCGTTTTTTACCACCAAGGAAACCGGGCAGGGCATGGGCCTGGGGCTTGCCATCACCTATGGAATCGTGAAGGATTATGGCGGTGACATCCACATTGAAGGGGAAGAGGGGAGCGGCACTGTGTTTCGGGTCATGTTCCCTTGTGCTCCGGGAGAGGATCAGGAATAG